DNA sequence from the Entomomonas asaccharolytica genome:
CTAATTATTTGAAATTAATAGACTATTTTTATAATAACTTTTCCATAACTATTAAAGATATACGAGGAAAGCATTATTATCATTATTAAAACTAATAATTATCATCGCCAACTGATAATCATCCAACTCTTTAAAACTGTCTAGCCGCTCTCTCAACAGATTAAACGCAGCCTGCAAATAAACACCTTGCTGCTTACTCTCAGTAGCAATAAAAAATACAGCATCATTAGCCGCCTTTAAAATTATTTTTTTATCTTGAGGTGTTATTTTTTCTGATATTTCGTATTCAGTATATACAGAAGTAGCTATAGTTGCCACGGATGGTAAAGCTACAGAGAAAAATGCTGTTTGGCATAATAATAATTCTAATCCATCTTTACGAGTACACATTCCAGCATCACTGTATAGAGGAAAACCAAATACTAAACAAATAATTAACCTACCTATAGTTTTCATTTCTATGCCCCATTCCATATACTACTTAAACAATTATTTTCTATTTATTAAAACATCATTTATTTCCTTAAGTTATAGCCAGCTTATCATTTAAACAACTGTTTTAAAATAGTGTACTATACAAAATTAAGTTTTGCTTAAGATAAGAGTATTTACTACTATAATGAGTAAACAAACAGCCCAAATTGCATAGAAGCCTACAAGGTAACATCATGTATATTCCAAAACATTTTCAAGACAACGACCAACAATCGCTATTTAACACCATACAGCAAATCCAAACCGCTAACTTAGTTACACAACATCCTTCAGGGTTAATAGCTACCTATCTGCCCCTTTATCTTGAGCAAGCAGAAGGCGCACAAGGTACACTCTATGGTCATATAGCGAAAGCCAATACCCAATGGCAACAACCGCTTACCACCACAGAAGCACTGGCTATCTTTACAGGGCCAGATGGCTACATCACCCCCTCTTGGTACCCCACTAAAAAAATTCATCACAAAGAAGTGCCCACATGGAACTATATTGCTGTACACACCTATGGCACCATCGAATTTATAGAAGAACCTAATACCCTACTAGATATCGTCACCAAACTGACCAATGCCAACGAAGAAAACCGTCAGCAACCTTGGCAAGTCTCAGACGCACCTCAAGAGTATATACAAGCCATGCTAAAAGCCATTATTGGAGTAAAAATAACCATCAACAAAATAGAAGGCAAACGCAAGCTAAGCCAGAACAAAACACCTGAAAACCAACAAGGGGTTATACAAGGATTAACAAACAGTGAAAAAGCAACCGATAAACAACTAGCAGCCTTAATGCAGAATAAACCCTAACCATAATAAAAAATGCTACTAATACAGATCCACTTAACCATACAAAGTAGGCATTTATTAAAAATTTTTGGATTAATTAAATTCAAATAATAATTTACGATAACAACAACACGCTAAAAACCTCACTTAACAAGTGGCTACAAATTTTAGCGTGGTTCTTATTAGCTGCCCTGCTGATAAACCAACTTGGCAGGCTATATTGGCTATTTAAATTACTCACTCACATTATACTTTTATTACCCCTCTCCACAAACCATGCACTAATATCTAAACTCAATAAAGCAATAACTTCAAGCACTTATAGCTGGCAAGGCTCAGACCATAATCCTATTTGGATCATCTATCTTCCTTAATACCACCACCTATAAACAACTGATAAACACAAATATCACTATATCAATCAATCCAACCTATAAATAAATTTAACAGTGCTATCTTGCAAATATTTCAAAATGTAATATTATAACATTTCATTTTAAATTGTTATATTATAACATTACAAAAAGCTCAATTATGAAATACACCAACTCAAAACTACCGCTCACACTCTTTGGTTTAATCATGGCTGATTTCAGCATAGCAGAAAATGATAAACAACTAGCAGATATCACCTTACCTACCATCACCATCTCAGCCGACCCATTGGCTACAAGCCAACAACAAATGACCACCCCCTCAGAAATACTGGCAGGCGATAAGCTCACCCTCAATAAACAAGCTACCTTAGGCGAAACAATCAATAACCTAACAGGTGTACGCTCCAGTAGTTTTGGAGCTGGCGCCAGTCGCCCCGTTATCAGAGGGCTAGATGGCGCAAGGGTAAAAGTGCTTAGTAATGGCATGGATATAATGGACGCCTCCACCATCAGCGCAGACCACAATATAGCCATCGAACCCATGTTCGCTAATAAAATCGAAGTGCTAAAAGGCCCTGCCACCCTACTCTATGGCGGTGGCGCTATTGGTGGCGTAGTCAATGTAATTGATAGCAAAATCCCTAGCTATGTACCTGCTAAAGGTTATGACGGTGATATTGAATATCGTATGGATCATGTATCCAATGAAATCACAGGGCTACTGGGTATTACCGCAGGTACAGGTAATCTGGCTATTCGTGCTGAAGGATTAAAACGTAACCAAGATGAATACCGAATACCAAGCCATGAAGACAAACAAAAAGGCTCTTACAACGATATCAATAATGGTAGTTTAGGTATTAGTTGGATTACTGAACAAGGCTATATAGGTACCTCTTTTAGCAGACAATACAGCCGCTATGGCCTACTTGCCCATGAACACGCCCACTGCCACACCCACGGCAGCCAATGGCATTGCGGCAGTCATGGTGGCGGTGGTGGTCATAGCCATGACCATGATGACAGTGGTGTTCCCTATATTGAAATGGTACAACGTCGTTGGGATTTACGGGGAGAATACCAAGACCCCTTGGCAGGTGTTGAAAATATCAAATTTAGTAGCGCACACACCGACTACCAACACGATTAAAAAGAAGGTGGCATAGTGGCCACACGCTTTAAAGGCAACACCAACGATATACGCCTTGAACTTACCCACCAACCACTTTGGGGCTGGCGTGGGGTAATGGGTGGGCAAAGTTACCACCGTAATTTTAGCGTTAAAGGTGAAGAAGCCTATATCCCCTCCACCACCACAAAAAACCATGCTGTTTTCTTATTGGAAGAATACACCCTTAATGATTGGCGCTATGAACTAGGCGTACGCCATGAATGGCAAGCTATCACCACCAACAACCAACAGCCCAATAAAAAACATCATGGCACCTCCTTCTCAGCAGGTACTGTTTGGAACTTTATAGACGACTACTCACTAGGCTTATCCCTCTCCCGTTCACAACGTCTACCCACAGTAGAAGAACTCTATGCCTATGGCCCACACGCGGCTAGCCGTACCGTAGAAATAGGCAATAGCAAACTCAATGTGGAAACCTCCCACAATATCGACCTAACCCTTCGTAAATATGCAGGCGATAGCCAATTTACCCTCAGTGTTTATCGCAACCAAATTAAAGACTTTATCTATGCAGCCGATACAGGTAACGACATAGGTGGTGGCTACCAAGAAATTGCCTACACCCAAAAAGATGCCGTATTAACAGGGTTAGAAGGTGATATTCGTTTGCAACTAACAGATCGTATAGCCACCACCTTATTTGGTGACTATGTGCGTGGTAAACTAACAAATGGTGGTGGCGATATTCCTCGTATGTCCCCTGCTCGCATAGGTCTAAGACTAGACACCGCCATTAATGATAAGCTAACTGGCGCACTTGGTTACTCCCACAACTTTAAACAAACCAAAACCGCCCACTATGAAACCAAAACCAGTGGCTATAACCTAGTAGATGCCAGCCTTACCTACCATGGCAAACTAGCGCAAACCGATTACCAACTGTACTTAAAAGGCAACAATCTACTCAACAGCAAATACCGCAACCACAACTCGTTTATCAAAGATGACGTACTACAACCAGGCAGAAATTTCACCTTAGGGGTAAAAGTAAGCTTCTAATACTAAAAATAGCCACTTTGGTGTAATTGACAAGTATATCGCTGTAAACTATAGTCCTCACCAATCTTCGCTATACGCACTGCTATGCTTTGCGACTTTTGAACTGTTCACTTTTTGCGTCTCTCAGCTTAAGAAATAGCCCGATTATGTTCTATCAAAATCGGAATAACTTTTAAAAGCTAATATCAAACTAGCGCACAGCTCCCTATCTACTGTAGCCAGCTTGGTAGTGCACAACTCAAATAGTCGCTTACACAACAAGCCGTGTGTAGCATTCACAGCAAATTTTTGGAATAAAATACCCTCTATGTCACAGCTTAATTTGAGATCAAAGCGCACTTGGCTGGCTTTAGCATTAATCGCCGTTATCGCTACAACCTTAATAACTGCCTTCGCTTGGACCGCAGGTTGGATTGGACAGCGCAAAACCACTGAAAACTTAGTAACAGAAGCCGTACAACCATTCCCTGCAGGCTTCCGCCGAGCCCATGGCAAAGGTATATGCTATGTTGGTAACTTCCGCCCTAATAAAGACATCATGTCACTTTCAACAGCACGGGTTTTCAGCCAACCGAATATACCGATTATTGGTCGCTTCTCAATTGGAACAGGCGATCCACACGCAGTTGATAGCTCCACCAAAACCATTAGCATGGCTTTATTGCTTACTACAGATGACAAACAGCAATGGCGTATGGCAATGAACAACGTGCCATACTTCCCAACCCATAACCCTGAAGGTTTCTTGGCAATGAGAAAAGCCACAGCGCCAGATCCAGCAACGGGCAAACCCGACCCAGAACGGGTTGCACGCTTTTTACAGGAATACCCAGAGGCCGAGAAATTTCTTAAAATGACCGCAGCAGCAACCCCACCAGATAGCTTTGCAAGTGCTACATTCTATAGCGTCAACACCTTCTTACTAGTCTCTGAGAATGGTAAAAAACAACCAATACGCTGGATGATGCGGCCCCATGAAGCACAGTTACCTCTAGCTGAAACAAAACAGCAACAGTCTACCGACAACTTCCTATTTGACGACCTACGCCACACCTTAGAAGAACAACCACTGATGTGGGATTTAGTGCTACAACTCGCACAACCAAACGACCCAACCAATGATCCCTCACAACCATGGCCACAAGATCGCCAACAAATCATCGCTGGCACACTACAAGTAACAAGCGTCATCGACCAAGCCAAAGGCGCTTGTCGCGATATCAACTTCGACCCCTCAATTGTACCAGCAGGTATCGAAGTTTCTGATGACCCCATACTTAGCGCACGTTCAGGCGCATACTCACACTCCTTCAACCGTCGCGAGCGCGAGATTGGTTATGGTAAAGCCACTGATGCCGTTGGTAAATAGGAGGTCAAATGAACAATCAAGAAAACACACCCATAACAACCCATAACCATTTCAACCTAACTGCACGCATACTGCACTGGCTAATGGCTGTTATGATTTTAGCAATGCTATTTATTGGGGTAGGTATGATGTCCTCCCTACATTACCGACTATGGCTGATTAATCTACATCGACCACTAGGCATAGCCATTTTATTACTGGTAATCGTTCGTCTTATCAACCGCCTACGCAATCCGCCACCTCCACTACCTGCCAGTCTTCCACAATGGCAAGTATTGGCCGCCAAGGGATCACATATACTGCTGTACTTATTAATGTTTGCACTTCCCCTGATTGGTTGGGTAATGCTCTCCGCAGCAGGCTACCCCATTGTACTCTTTAAAGGCTTTAACCTGCCTGCAATTGCCCCCACAAGCCCCGTATTATACGCATGGCTACGTGATGCACACAGCATACTGGCTTGGCTACTATTCGTGGTGGTAATAGGTCATCTTTCAGCGGCCTTAATGCATGCCTTAATCTATCGTGATGGCGTTTTTTCAAGCATGGCAAAAGGTAGCAACCAACAAGAGTAACGTTAATACACCAGCTTGTTATTAAAACCATATAAAAGGGCGACACTGAGTCGCCCTTAATAATCTATATACTTACCAACTACTAAAAGTGATTGTTAGCACCCACTTTCAAATTACATTTTACTTATTATTCACTGTAATTATTAATTACGATATAAGAATCACCTATCGACTGTAAAACAATTCCTGCATCCTTTGTATAATAAGAATACTTAATCTCACCCCTTCTATTACCAAAAGAAAGCTGTGACTTAACCCTTAAAACATCCTCTACCTTCTTACCATTAGGTAAAATCAGCGTACCCTCACCTACTACCTCACCAACCACCTGCGTTTTTGCCTTATCGCCAGAACCATTATTGCAATTGAGCACAATATTATATTTTTTACCATAAAAAATAGGATATTGCGTATCCTCTACCACATCACAATCACTAATACTTTCATTCTTTTTGCCTGCAACGGTCACTTGTCCCAACAGAACACCAGGGGTTTTATAATAATAAATTTTCGCTTTATCACCACCCGAATCATTGCTAGAAACTAAACAATCCTTAGCTTGCGGGAAAGAATCCTGATAAGGCGTATCCTTACAATCCACCGCTTCAGTTGAGATTTTTATCACCTTTGGTGTGTGTAAATCCAACTTAGAAAAATCCCAAACCACCCCTTTACCAGTGGCAAACAGATTAAAGTTATACCTATTTTGTAACCCATAAAAATGAGTGGTAGTAAGCTTTAAATCACTTTTTTGAGTATCCTCTAAAGTAATTTGCAAAGCTGGCGCCACCTCTGCAACACTAACTAACGATACAAAACTTAATAACACCAAACCAACAATCTTATCTTTTGCCATAAATAAACCATTCTCCAAAACTTACTACTCATTAACACCCTAGTAAACCATAACTATATCTAAACTACCAATAATCTATACTAAAAAAGCCTGTTAGTCTCCAGAAAAATAACTCTATTCTCTGGCTAAATAGTACTATGTTAAATCGAATATGCTTAATAGTCCTTATACAAGGGCGTATTTGTAGTGATACACAATGAATATTGGACGAAATAGAACTGTTTAAAGAGCTGGCGCTAGAACAAAACTGCCTCTACCAACCACGTTCCTTTGCAGATGACTATACCCGTATCCACTATTTTCGTGGCGCGAATGTGCAACCAGACTATAGCCTTTACCCTACAGAAGGGTCACAAGTGATTATGATGGCAGGTCTACCAGCCAGTGGTAAAAATCATTGGGTAGCTAACCACTACCCTGAACTACCTGTGGCCTCCTACGATGATGCAAGGGAAAAACTAGGGCTAAAATATGGACAAAATGAAGGTATGGCAGCACACTATGTGCTAGATAATGTAAGAGCATGGCTAAGGGCAAAACAGCCCTTTATTTGGAATGCCACACACCTTACCCGTGAGGTAAGGCAAAAAGCATTAGACTTGCTTTATGCTTATCATGCCAATGTGCGTATAGTCTATTTAGAACATCCTGAAAAGGAACTCTATAAACGCAATAGCAAACGAGACACCAGTCTCACCAACAAAAAAATCCAAAGCATGTTCTACAAATGGGAAGTACCCCTTCCCACCGAAGCACAACAAGTGGATTATATTATTAACCATTTATAAAAAAACCACCCATTATTGGGTGGTTTTCTCATTACTTAACTAACATCTTTCAGGCACTAATAAAAATAATCCTAATAATAGGAATTTATAGTATTTTAGTAACAATAAAGTTAGTCCTTAGCCTCTTGCTCAATAGATGGATTTACTTTAAGAATAAAGGTTTTATCAAAAAAACAAATTGGAGGACCAGAACCACCGCCATGAAGATGAATAGTTATCTCTCCTTGCTTTTTTGGTATTCCAGAAATTTCTATCCCTCTATACCATCCTAAATTGTCATCTGTAAGTCGCCTTATAGTTAACCCTGAATTTTCTGGTATTATTTGCCAATTAATACTATTTTCAGTATTCATCACTCCCCCTACTATTTCAATTTCTTGTAAATAAGGTTGATTAAGAGTAGCATTAGAGAGTTCCTCTATACTAAATTTTGATTTACAAGGAAAAATCTGAAAACAGCCTGAGATTAATAAAAATAATCCTAATGATAGGATTTTAAAGTATTTTTGTAACAACGAAGCCTCCAAACATATGCTCTAATACGTCATCTAATGTTAGCTCTGGTCGAATATAATTTTCCTCTACTTTTCCCCAAGAAAAAGCTTTTAATTTAACTTTTTCAGTTAGTGGTGTAGCTTCAGTAATTTCTTCACCATCTAATAAAGTGATTTTACTTTCCCACACTACCCAATGGTCTTTTGATGGTTTTATATAACCATTTTCATTATATGCACCAAACATCCCAGAACCAATTAAAACAACTACATGGTAATTTGCTTTATCTGCATAAAGATTTAAATCCAGAAGATGTTTTAACTTAGCATGATTAAGTCCAAAAGGTGTCCATAACATCGTATTATCAAAAACACAGTTAGCGCCTACTTTTTCAAACCATGATTTTGCCGCTGATACCATGGTTATCCCTGCTAATCCCTCAAAAACAAAGCCTGTTCTTGCTTTGTAACTCATTATTGTGTTTTCAGTATCCCTTAAACTCGCTAAGGTTATCCAATCTAAACCTGATATACCTAATCTATATATTCCATTTGGATACCTACAGCCATCACTAGGCTTAATGGTTAAATTGCCTATTTGTACATTACCATAGTGCCATAAATCTTTAACTACTTGTTTATAAATATCAGGTTGATCTTTTAGTAAACAATAAAAAAACGCTGCTGCTCCACAAAGTGAGGTTCTTTGTTGATGCGGATAATTAAACCCCATTAATCTATCTTGCAATTGTTGTTCTATCTTATCTTTACTAAAAGGGTCTTTATCTGTGCCCTCTTTATGTAATTGATCTTCAAAGGGTCTTTTTTGAGCCGTTATTTTAACGACCGTAGTATTAATTTCATGGTTAGCATACTGTGGTTTACTAACACCTTTGGTTTCAAAGTAACGAATATTCTCTATTTTGTTATCAGATAAGGTAGGTGGATTTTCTAAAGAGTAGACTTTGGTTTGTGGTGTATCAAAAACGGGTGAATAGCCCTCACTGCTTTTGCGATAAAGCATAAAATACATTACAAAATGCTGATCTTTGCTAGGGTCTATAGCTAATGATTTATGGAGTTGTGTTTTATAATCTGCCTGCAAAGAGGTAATAGGTGTTTGATGTAGGGCATAGCGAGGAATATCATTGACTGTTTTATAAACCTCTAATTGATACCCTAAATCCTCTACTGAGGCATTGGATTGTATTTGAAATTGTATGGTATAAATTGCCATTTGATTATCCTTAATCTTATCTCAGTTAATTGATTTATTTATTAAAACTAAATACTGAAAAAGTAAAATAGCAAACCTATATTCGCTATTTAAGGTATATCTATTATCAATAATGGCTTGTAGTTCAAAATAAGGGTGTACTGGATTACTATTGCTGTTCATGGCTTTAATCCTTTTGAT
Encoded proteins:
- a CDS encoding DUF2388 domain-containing protein codes for the protein MKTIGRLIICLVFGFPLYSDAGMCTRKDGLELLLCQTAFFSVALPSVATIATSVYTEYEISEKITPQDKKIILKAANDAVFFIATESKQQGVYLQAAFNLLRERLDSFKELDDYQLAMIIISFNNDNNAFLVYL
- a CDS encoding FMN-binding negative transcriptional regulator encodes the protein MYIPKHFQDNDQQSLFNTIQQIQTANLVTQHPSGLIATYLPLYLEQAEGAQGTLYGHIAKANTQWQQPLTTTEALAIFTGPDGYITPSWYPTKKIHHKEVPTWNYIAVHTYGTIEFIEEPNTLLDIVTKLTNANEENRQQPWQVSDAPQEYIQAMLKAIIGVKITINKIEGKRKLSQNKTPENQQGVIQGLTNSEKATDKQLAALMQNKP
- a CDS encoding catalase family peroxidase, whose protein sequence is MSQLNLRSKRTWLALALIAVIATTLITAFAWTAGWIGQRKTTENLVTEAVQPFPAGFRRAHGKGICYVGNFRPNKDIMSLSTARVFSQPNIPIIGRFSIGTGDPHAVDSSTKTISMALLLTTDDKQQWRMAMNNVPYFPTHNPEGFLAMRKATAPDPATGKPDPERVARFLQEYPEAEKFLKMTAAATPPDSFASATFYSVNTFLLVSENGKKQPIRWMMRPHEAQLPLAETKQQQSTDNFLFDDLRHTLEEQPLMWDLVLQLAQPNDPTNDPSQPWPQDRQQIIAGTLQVTSVIDQAKGACRDINFDPSIVPAGIEVSDDPILSARSGAYSHSFNRREREIGYGKATDAVGK
- a CDS encoding cytochrome b codes for the protein MNNQENTPITTHNHFNLTARILHWLMAVMILAMLFIGVGMMSSLHYRLWLINLHRPLGIAILLLVIVRLINRLRNPPPPLPASLPQWQVLAAKGSHILLYLLMFALPLIGWVMLSAAGYPIVLFKGFNLPAIAPTSPVLYAWLRDAHSILAWLLFVVVIGHLSAALMHALIYRDGVFSSMAKGSNQQE
- a CDS encoding ATP-binding protein, whose translation is MDEIELFKELALEQNCLYQPRSFADDYTRIHYFRGANVQPDYSLYPTEGSQVIMMAGLPASGKNHWVANHYPELPVASYDDAREKLGLKYGQNEGMAAHYVLDNVRAWLRAKQPFIWNATHLTREVRQKALDLLYAYHANVRIVYLEHPEKELYKRNSKRDTSLTNKKIQSMFYKWEVPLPTEAQQVDYIINHL